In a genomic window of Pedosphaera parvula Ellin514:
- a CDS encoding polysaccharide biosynthesis/export family protein — protein MNKVRIFYASLACLICLGLWSCSSMDQGYDPRFNPGVAASQSNGTGTQLPGGNLAGRTERPSQPLPVDSQLAVRKATGSKKQEIPEEVAGNALVNERPKLSPGDVVELKVYQEDELSARARVDNDGMATFPLLKPLVVKGKTLEEARVMIKDILAKEYLTDPHVSLTVVEFAKRRFSVMGEVKAPGFYSIPEDTNLNLLQALSMAGGYTAFSKGTRVRIKRIIDGRESVMRVDAQAMANEKNVKVITIQPDDAIEVGSSIF, from the coding sequence ATGAATAAAGTTCGCATTTTTTACGCCTCCTTAGCCTGCTTGATTTGCCTCGGATTGTGGAGTTGTTCATCAATGGACCAAGGCTATGATCCCAGGTTCAATCCTGGCGTTGCTGCGAGCCAGTCCAACGGAACCGGAACGCAGCTCCCTGGAGGAAACCTGGCAGGCAGAACGGAAAGGCCTTCTCAACCGCTTCCGGTAGATTCCCAACTTGCAGTCCGTAAGGCGACAGGATCAAAAAAGCAGGAGATTCCTGAAGAGGTTGCAGGAAATGCACTCGTGAATGAAAGACCCAAGCTCTCTCCTGGTGATGTGGTTGAGCTTAAGGTCTATCAAGAGGATGAACTGAGCGCCCGCGCTCGTGTGGACAACGACGGGATGGCAACCTTTCCGTTATTAAAGCCTCTCGTCGTGAAAGGCAAAACGTTGGAGGAGGCAAGAGTCATGATCAAGGATATCCTGGCAAAGGAGTATTTGACCGACCCACATGTTTCTCTGACGGTGGTCGAGTTTGCCAAAAGGCGATTCTCAGTCATGGGAGAGGTCAAGGCTCCAGGTTTTTATAGCATACCGGAGGATACAAACTTGAACCTGCTTCAGGCTCTTTCCATGGCCGGAGGCTATACGGCTTTCAGTAAAGGCACCCGTGTCAGGATCAAAAGAATAATCGATGGCAGGGAAAGTGTGATGCGGGTTGATGCGCAAGCCATGGCAAATGAAAAGAACGTCAAGGTAATCACCATTCAACCCGACGATGCCATAGAAGTTGGCTCAAGCATTTTTTGA